The window GGATTCTAATGAACAACGCAGGTTATTGTTAGTTTCACCATTTCTCCAATAACAAAAGGATTTGCATTTTCAGCAAGATGGTAATCTGTTCGGTTAATTTTAAATGCACCAATAAAGGTATTGTCCTTATATGTAAACGGAATACTAACATCCCGACTTACGCCAAGCATGGTTAGTTTTCCTGTGGTTGTATAACCTGTTTCTGATCTCGAAATTTTAGAAGAAACAAAACAGATACTAGGATTATTATCTACATAAAAAAAATCTTCCGAACGTAAATCGGCATCTCTCTTTTCGTTTCCTGTATTTACAGATTTTGCAGCAAGACAAACATTAATAGAGGAAGCACTTAAGTTTTCAGAATTTATATCTAGCGTTCCAGTCATTTCTTTAAAAGCACCTTTAACATTGCTAAAAACAAGATTGTTGATTTTAAAATGAACTTCAGATTTTTCCGTATTTACATTTTGCGCTTCAAATGCAATTGGAAACAAAAATAAAAGCACTAGTACAATGGATAACTTTTTCATTTTTAAAGTTTTAATTCTAGTTGTTGCTTTAGGGAGAACGGTATAAATATACTAAAAAAGGTTGAGATTTCTTTTGCTTGACATCAAGGCATAAAAAAAGGAACTACAATAAAGTAGCTCCTTTTTACATGCTTTTATTTTATAAATCTAACAGCCCATTAATCCAAAAGAGACCACCATTTCTTGATCCATTTTTTCCCCTTTTTCATTTTCGGCAGGTTTCCATTTTCCAGATAAATTTTTAATTAAATCTATCATCGTTTTATCTACCAAAGGATAGTTGGATGTTCTGTCTAGTTTTACATTTTCAATGGTTCCTAGTTTCGTTATTATAAAATGTAGTTTTGCAGCCTGCAGCTTTTCTGGATCTACATCTTTTCTAACTTCGCTGCTACTTTCTTTTAAGTATTTTTTTAGTGCATCTTTACCATCCATATAAACTGCTTGCTTTTCTGGAACAATAGTTATGTGTGGTGAGTTAAATTTATGTTCTAATTGGCCTACTGAGTTTTTTTCTAAATACTCTATTCTAAGATTAAAGTGTGAAGTGTAATCAAAAGATTGTAGTAATTTTAATTGGGCTTCCGTAAAGTCTTTTGTGTAGCTAATCTCTCTTTTTTGAGTTTGTCTTTCGTTTTCAATAACTATAATTTCAACAAATTTAATTTTTGAGATAGCACGTAATTCTTCCCACGTAAAAAAGGCATCTAATGAAGTTGCTTTTTCAAGATCACTTTTTTTCATTGGAGCAAACCTCGGACCAACATCATAAATAAAATCTTCAAAAACTTCTGGTTTTGTTTTAATGGAATCCGTTTTTAAAATGGGACCAATTGGAGCTTCGTAAACAGCATTGGTATTTAATGCTAGTTCCTTGTTTTTTGTAGCTTCTGTTTTTTCTGATTTGGAATCTTTACCGTTTATTATATTAAAAGCGGTTAGACTAAGTGCGATTAACACTATTGCAAAAATTAGAATACTCTTTTTCATATCTGTAAATTTAATGATTAATAAATAGATTACATTTCTGTTCGTTTTGATGTTACAAATCTAAGAGCCCTACTAGGTAAAATATGTCAAAAGAATGTAAAAGAAGTGTCAACTATTGTAAAAAGTCCTGAAATTGTATGTTATTTACCAATAATTATGAATAATACAATCACACCTTTATGGAAGCGTTTCCTTTTTATTGCACTTTTTATTTGCATGATATCTTGTAATAAAGATACTAATGATCATTTTTCGGAAATAGTAAAAGTGTCTTTGCGAGAAGTTGGACACCAGTTATTACTGACTAATGGTGATTCTACTTCAGTGGTGTCTCCGGTAATTGCATTAAATGAAAATAAATACCAAGTAACTTTTGAAAATACTTTGGCCATTCAACCAGATAGTTTGGTAGCTATTATGAAGCGTAGTTTTGAAAAAGCAGATTTACCACAACATTATATAACCGAAGTAACCCAATGTGAAGACCTGCAAGTAGCCTACAGTTATGCCATGCAACAAAATGCAGAGCAAGGCATTATTCCTTGTGCTGGTCGCGAATTAAAAAAAGCATGCTACCAAGTTACGGTACAGTTTACAGGAATTACCGAACAGAATAAAACACAAACCAAAATTTTATATGTGCTTTTTTTAGTGTTTTTAGTACTGCTTGTGGTATTTGCACTGACAAGGAGAAACAAGAAAAAAACCGAACCGGTAGATGTAGATTATACTTCTTTAGGAAGGTTTAAGTTTTATCCAGAACAAAACAAACTGATTAAAGAAGCTACCGAAATTAGCCTTTCTAAAAAAGAATGTGAATTACTAGAACTTTTTGTAGCACAACCAAATCAAATTATAAAACGCGAAGAACTCACTAAAAAAGTTTGGGAAGACAAAGGTGTTATCGTTGGTAGAAGTTTAGATACTTATATTTCTAAACTTAGAAACAAACTAAAAGAAGATCCTGCTATAAATATTGTTAATGTACATGGTGTTGGTTATAAGTTGGAGATGAAAATATAAACCAAACTGACAACGGGATTTAAAAGTATATAACAAAAAAAGGAACTACAATTTGTAGTTCCTTTTTTTATAATGAGATTTCCGCCTTCGCGGAAATGATAAATTATACCACAGCAACAAACAAACCTTCTTCCGTTTTATCCACTTTGGCTAGGTTGTTTTTAGTCAGTTCTTTTATAGTTTTATCCCATTTTTTATTCGATAAACCAGACTTTCCTTTTAAATCGTTAAGGGCTAATTTTTCAGAAGCTTTTAATATTTTTAAAACATCTTTTGCTTCGTCACTAATTGCTAATGCTTTTTTCTCTGGTCGCATTTGCGGAAAGAATAAAACTTCCTGTATACTTTGGTTATTGGTTAAAAACATGATTAATCGATCCATACCAATTCCCATTCCAGAAGTTGGAGGCATACCATATTCTAAAGCACGTAAAAAGTCATGATCTATAAATTCGGTAGCTTCATCATCTCCTTTTGCAGCCAATTTTAATTGGTGCTCAAAACGTTCGCGTTGATCTATTGGGTCATTTAATTCTGAATATGCATTTGCAATTTCTTTACCACAAACCATTAATTCAAAACGTTCCGTTAATTCCGGATTATCTCTATGTTCTTTACATAACGGACTCATCTCTTTTGGGTAGTCTGTAATATAGGTTGGCTGTATATAGTTACCTTCACACTTTTCACCAAAAATTTCATCAATAAGCTTTCCTTTACCCATGGTTGCATCTACAGCAATTCCCATTCCTTTTGCAGCTTCTCTAATTTCATCTTCAGTTTTATCCGAAATATCAAAACCAGTAAAATGCTTAATAGAATCGGCCATCGTTACTCTAGCATAAGGCGCTTTAAAATCTATTTCATGTTCTCCAAAAGTAGCTTTAGAAGTTCCGTTTACGGCAATAGCACAATATTCTAATAAGCGCTCACAGAAATCCATCATCCAGTTGTAATCTTTATAAGACACATAAATCTCCATTGCAGTAAATTCCGGATTGTGCGTTCTGTCCATTCCTTCATTTCTAAAGTTTTTAGAAAACTCATACACACCATCAAAACCACCAACAATTAAACGTTTTAGGTATAACTCATTTGCAATTCGCATGTATAACGGAATGTCTAAAGAGTTGTGATGCGTAGTAAAAGGTCGTGCAGCTGCTCCTCCAGGAATTGGTTGTAAGATTGGCGTTTCTACTTCAAAATAACCAGCGTCATTAAAGAAAGAACGCATCGCATTAAAAAGTTTGGTTCTTTTAACAAAAACCTCTTTTACTTTTGGGTTTACTACTAAATCGGCATAACGTTGTCTGTAACGTAATTCCGGATCATTAAAGGCATCGTGTAAATTTCCTTCTGCATCTTCCTTTGGTAATGGTAACGGTTTTAAAGACTTACTTAAAAGCGTAAAGTTGGTAACTCTAACACTTTTTTGTCCTACTTTAGTAGTGAATAATTCCCCTTCAATACCAATAAAATCACCAATATCTAGTAATTTTTTATATACCTCATTGTACTTGCTTTTGTCTTCACCAGCACAAATTTCATCTCTATTAAAATATACTTGTATTCTGCCTTCACTATCTTGAAGTTCGGCAAAACTCGCATTACCTTGAATACGTCTTGACATTAATCGTCCAGCGATATTTACCTTTTCCCCTTCTTTAAAATCCTTCTTTATCTTACTAGAAAGATGGGTTAAAGGATATAAATCTGCTGGATATGGGTTAATGCCTAATTCGCGTAATTTGGCTAACTTATCTCTTCGTACTAATTCTTGTTCAGATAATTGCGACATGTAATTTTTATGTTTTTTAAGAAGCCACAAAGATACATTAAAGCTAGTAATTAGAAAATGCTTTTTTGGGCATTCTTTTTTTGTAAAAAAGCTGGGCTTTCGCTAGTCGCTCTTTGCAAGGAGCTCCAACATGCGCTCCATCCCTAATGCAAAGTGTAACAAATCAGAAACAATTACGTCCAATAAGTACATCAATCAATTAAAATCAAATCAAATGAGTTTTTGGAGAGTCTTACTTTCAATTTTATGTCCACCTTTAGCCGTCTTAGATAAAGGCTGCGGATCCATACTAATTGTTTTTATATTATGGATCTGCGGATGGGTTCCTGGTGTGATTGCAGCATTAGTAATTTTAAATAATCCGGAAAGATAAAATACGTACCTTTGTTGCTATCTTTAATTCTTTAAGAATGAAACAATTTTTACTAGCAATTGCAAGCGTTTTTTTATTAACCAGTTGTAATTTTACCGAAGAAATAAGCTTTAATCCAGATGGTTCTGGAGAATTTATCATGCGTTATGATATGAGCCAAGTGATGAAAACCATGGAAGAAATGGGTGGTGGTAAAAAAGACGAAGGTAAAGAGAAAATAAAGCTAGATAGCGTCATGTACTTTAAAGATATGCTAGTAGAAAAAGCAGATAGCATTGCTACGCTTCCACAAGAAGAACAAGCGAAACTAAAGAATTTAGAAAACATTGTCATTAAAATGAAAATGGATGAAGAAGCAGGTGTTTTCGATTTAGGCTTTGGTTCTACATTTACGAATCTAAAAGAATTACCAGAAGCTTTAGCAAAAATTGAAGAAGCCAAAAAGATGAATTCCGAAAACAATTCGCAATTTGGTAAAATGGGAGAAAGTGCTGTCGCTAAAGCATCCGAAAGTGTTTTTGAGTATGTAGATTTTACCTACGACGGAAAAACATTTTCTCGATTTATAAAAGAAGATTATGAGATAGCTTCTCGTGACATAGAAACTCTCGATGCCGAAATAAACGAAATGGGAGATTCTAAAGACGTGTTTGAAGCCATGACGTATACCTTGGTGTATAATTTCCCCAAAAAAATAAAGTCGGTAACCAATAAAAACGCCGTGATTAGCGAAGATAAAAAATCGGTTACCTTAAAAATGAACTTTATTGAAATGATAAAGTCGCCAGAAGAGATGGCTTTAAATGTAGAATTAGAAGATTAAAAGAAGGATATTAGTTTTGAATAAAACCGTAGAATTACAAGATTTAGGATTACAAGATTATAAAGACACTTGGGATTATCAAGAGACTTTGTTTAAATCGGTTGTTGATGCTAAAATAAAAAATAGAAGGCAAGAATTGGATTTGCCTACTTCTAACTATTTCTTATTAGTGGAACATCCACACGTATATACTTTAGGTAAAAGTGGAGACATGTCTAACCTATTAGTAAACGAAGAACAGCTTGCCGAAAAAGGTGCAAGCTTTTATAAAGTAAATAGAGGAGGAGATATTACCTATCATGGACCCGGACAAATTGTTGGTTATCCTATTTTAGATTTAGATAACTTTTTTACCGATATCCATAAATACCTTCGTTTTTTAGAAGAAATGATTATTCTCACTTTAGAAGAATATGGTATAAAAGCAGAACGTAGTCCTGGAGAAACCGGAGTTTGGCTAGATGTAGGAACACCGTTTGCTCGAAAAATTTGTGCTATGGGCGTTCGTGCTTCGCGTTGGGTAACCATGCATGGTTTTGCATTAAACGTAAATGCCAATCTTGGTTATTTCGATAATATGATCCCTTGTGGTATTCGTGGTAAAGCGGTTACTTCTCTTAACGTAGAACTAGGTAAAAAAGAAGTAGATATAGAAGAAGTAAAAGGAAAACTATTGAAACATTTTACAACGCTTTTTGAAGCAGAGATGAAATCTTCAGTAAGTAGTATGTAGAAATTCCTTTTAGAATATAGTGTTATTATAAAACCAAAGCCGAAGTATATACTTCGGCTTTTTGTTTTCTGAATTACAATAGCTAAGGTTCGTGGTACTTATTTGGTGTCTGTCATCAAAATATTTTAGATTAACTGACATATTTGCAGACTATATTATTTTGTGATCGATTCCTTTAAAAGCGGTTTGTAAAGTTGTCTCGTGTTGTTTTTAAAGGGATACGACCTGTTTTTTAAGGGCTTCTGTTTGTAACGGTTACGTTTTCATTTTGGTTTTTCAGGTTCTTGGCTTGGTTTTGGCAATTACGGCTAGAGAAAGTTTAAAATAAAATGGTTACTGCGTAAGAATTATGCAAAGCCCATTTTGTAAAATGAAATAATATGAGTCAAGTAAAAGAAAACAACACAGTAAAAGTAAATTATACAGGTAAATTATCTGACGGACAAATTTTTGATTCTTCAGAAGGAAGAGAGCCATTAGAATTTACTTTAGGACAAGGACAATTAATTCCTGGTTTTGAAAAAGGAGTATTGGACATGAAGTTAAATGAAAAGAAAACCATTACCATTCCTAAAGAGGAAGCATATGGAGAAATTCATGAGCAGTTAAAACAAGAAGTGAATAAAGCAGATCTTCCTCAAGATATGAAACCTGAAGTTGGTATGGGATTAGTTTCTAAATCTCCAGAAGGACAGGAAAGAAATTTACGTGTCATTGAAGTGAAAGAGGATAGTATTGTTGTAGACGGAAATCATCCTTTAGCTGGTAAAGATCTTATTTTTGATCTTGAAGTAGTTGAAATCAAAGATGCAGAAGTTGCAAAATAAAATAAGTTGCTTATTTTTGAAATACCAGAAACCCTTGCTAAACATGTTTAGTAAGGGTTTCTTTTTTTTGTATGATTTTTTGAAAACCATTTTTCTTTGATTTTTTGGCTTAAAAACAAAAATATCAGAGAAGAATTAAACTTAAAGCTTAGTTTCTTTTTTCTTCCATTCTTATTCGATTATAGGTAATCTATACTTTTTGTGCAAAATAAAAATGTAACTATAAGAAAACCCTGTAGAATTTTCGAGTACATACAGAACTAGCAATGGGTTATTTGCGCCTTTTGTAAAATATAATTATGCATTAATTTTAGAATAAAATCCATTTTTCTATCCAATATAGCCATTCAATCATAGCCATTTGCAATCACTTGTCTTTAGTATAGAAAGTGCTTTTAACCTAATAGTAAAAACAAAAAACAAACATTTTTATAATGTAATGTGCTGATTCTCAGTGTATTTTGATTATATTAGAAAAGTAATCAAACTATATGTAATCATGGTTTACTCTATATTTCATTATTCTGTTAATATTTTGAAGACGTACTTTTATTCCAATACCAAGAAATTGCTGCTATCGTTGTTTTGTTTCCTTTCTGGGTTTACTTATGTTTCGGCTCAGGAGCAAAATGTTCCATGCTACATTCAAAATTCAGTAACTGGCTTTGTGATAGATGTAAAAGGAGGTCAATCCATTAATGGAAATAAAGTTTGGCAATTCGATCTTAATCATTCAAAGGCACAAATATTTAAAATTACCAAGTTGAATCTTCCTGCAAATTTAGATAGTCAACATTTTAGAATAATGGAGTTTAATGCTAATGGATCTGGGCGATTTATTACTGCAAAAAAAGAAGGTCTTAAAGTGCTTCCGAAGGAACCAACAAATAAATCAAATAATAAATCAAGTGCTGCTGGTGCACCTCAAAAGGCAATCGAAGATAATCCTTCTATAGATAATACTTCTAATTCCTTAAATATAGCATTGAAAAAATACAATATTACAATCGAAGAGGGATTTAATGCCAGTCCAGAGAGTTCAGCTTTTAATTCGCTAGATGTTACTAATATTAATTCCAGTGATAAAAAACAAATATGGGAGTTATCTCCTGTACTTAATGAGTTAAATACCTATCTTATTTTAACGGAACATTCTGGAGAAAAGGTTGCTCTTCAGCCAGGTAGTCTTAAGTCAGGAGGAGATCTTGTTTTAGCAAAGCGATCTGGTGCAGATATTCAGAAATGGAAAATACTACCAGTTACACCAGAACCTCCAGAATTATTGAATATTACTTTACAGGACTTTAATATTGTAAATCCTCCTATATATAAGTTCTGGAAAAATAGTAAACTACATCTTACGATTAGATGGAATGATACTAATAATGATGCGGTAGGATATAAAGTTCTATTTTCTTTGGCTAATGGAGATGCCACAGAAATTGAATCTAATCTTATGCCTAACACTAGAGAATATACTTATGTTAAAGAGTTGTCAGGAGCTGCAGGGAATTTTCCAGAGTATTGTTTTGTAGTAACAAAAAGAAATAAATGGAACTTTAATTCATCGAGTGCTAAGAAATGCATTAAAGTACTCACGCAAACACCCGAAGATCCTTTTAAGGATAAGGATTAATCAAATTTATTTTTTTAAATGAATTCGCATGAAGCAACTAGAAAGAAATAATTCGCTAGCTTTTGAGTTGGTATTTTGTTAGTGAATGTCCAGTTTCTGGGATCGAATATAGAAATATGTTCTTTTTCTTTCTTATTCATCGAACACCTTGTGGATAAGCCAGATTCTATCTCAAATGTTTTAACGTTGAGGCTCCTTTTCTGAGTGCTATAGATAAGAAGTTTGTTGACTATTAAATTAACAGTGGTTTTAAAGTTGTTTGTTTTTTGTTGGTGGTAGTTTCTTTCCAATTAGTATCGTATTGGTTCCATCTACCAGCTCATATTTAGTGAATTTTATATACTTTTTGAAATTTGCTGATATTTCATCAATGATGTCATTGTTTGCAAGTTTAATTCCGGCATTAAAAATCACATACCCGTCTGGATTAATTAAAGGGATTATCGTTTCCCAAAACGGGAAAGAATAAAACTGTTCAGGAACTTTACTGTCAATAAATAAGTCAATAATTATTAGGTCATATTGGCTTTTACATTGGGCAACGTAATTAAAAGCATCCATTTTTATTATTTTTAGCCCATCACTTTCCGAAATATTAAATTCTTTAGTCGCAATATTAATAATTGTTGGATCTATTTCAATGGCAGTAATTTGGCCATTATATTCAAAATTGTTCCTTAAACTTTCAATTACACAACCTCCTCCAAGTCCTAATAAAAGAGAATCTGATATAGAAGGATTATAAACTTTAGATAAACTATAGTTTAAAATGCGCTGTAAGGAGCCGTACGAATAATTTGAGTTTTGACCGTCAAGTACTTTCTTCCCATTGATCCAAGTTACTTCCATTTTTCCGTTAAAGTCGGAATCGAGATAACTTGTAAAAGGCCATAAATAGCTTAAAATTCGTTTCATATAATAACCACCAACGTATTGTGTGTCGTTAGTTCGTTGGGGAGGGGACGAAGTTAGTAAATAAATCACAGATAGAAAGTCCCTGAGCATTTCGGTATAAACTAGGACTAGCACTAAATTAGATGTGATATTTCAAAAAGTAATTTATTATATGTTGTTTTCATTATTGAAAAATTCTATAACTTTTGGTTCCGTTTTTAAATTTTCAATAAATTTTTCTCGTTCCTCTGCATTCATCGTTGGCGCTTCCGTTTGATAAAATCGAATAGAGCCATCCTTTTGAGGTGCAACCAATATCAAACGTCCAATTCGTAAATCAAAAATACGAGTGTTAACTATTCCGTATGCGTTTTTATCGGCAAATTGTGTGGCTACCCAGTCCACTCTGCTTTTGCTAGATGTGTTCAAACTTCCTTGTGATAAGTAATGTGGATGGTTTCTAGAGGTTGCTAAAACAGGGTTTTCGGTATCCATGCCGTCTGCTATTGTCAAAATTGTAAAATACGTTATATATGCATCGTTTAAATTTTGGAATAGATATTCGCTGTGTTCACCTCTGCCAATGATGACCGTTTGTCCAATTATTTTTTTACCACCAATTTCTATTTCAATGGAACCATTTCCGTTACCTGGTGATTCATAATCTGGCGTTGGAAAAGGAGAGGTATACAGCGGGAAGTCCATTGGCGGATATGCTTCTAGATTTTCAATTTCCATTTCAAGGGTTTTAGTATCCCATTTTGCTGGAGAATTGAAGTCGGATGCCATTTTTTTTGCTTTTTCTAAAGTCCAAAAAGGTGCTGCTATAGTATCCTTTTTTACTGCTTTTTCTGATTGAGAATAACAAGACGTTAGTATTCCAAGCAAGAATATAAATGTTAATGAAAAGTTTGTTTTCATATGGCGTAACGTATTTGTATAAGGTAAGTTACCTTGGTTAGAACTAAGTTAAAAAAAAATCAACGAACTAGAATAAATTCTGAAGCAATTATACAAGCAATAGAGATGCAGGTCATTGGATAAAAAGAAAGTAGCAATAAATTATAGTGGAACCCGTTTCTAGAAAGTGAGATTGCCCAATAAGGTAATCCTATTTTAAACCAAACTAATCCACCATTTGTACTTATGAAAATATTATTTAAAAGCTATTAGTATACATGCTAATCTTGTTATCTACCAACTCTTTGTGCGCTCAAGAAATCAATAGAGAAAAAGGATATGACACACAAATAGGAGTTATGGTCTATATGTTAGAATATTTAAAAGACGATATTGTTTCATCTACACGCGGACTTAATGCCTTGGAAACCGACTTTCAGTTTGATGAAAAGGCAAATTCGATAGGAGCGATTATTTTACATATCACAGCTGTAGAGGCAGCCTATCAAAAATATTCATTTGGAGAAGATGTGTTTAATGCATACAAATTAGAAGAAAAGGAACTACTCGAAATAAGTCTCGATCTGGATAAAACGAAAGAAATACTTAAAGACAAACCAATAAAGTATTATTTAGATATGTATAAAAAAGTACGAAAAAGAACATTAAAAGAATTCAAGGAGAGAAATGATGATTGGTGGACTAAAAAGAATCATTGGTCTTGGTTTCATGTAATGGAACATCAGGCGCACCATTTGGGACAAATAAGATTGATTTCCGCAAGATTCCCAAAATAAAGACCTGATGCTTAGTTAGTTTTGTACAGGAAAATCAGAAATTAAGCAAGACGAAATATTTTTCCGTTGTACATTAATTCCGTAATTTTTTTGTGCTGTCATTATTCTTTATTAATTTAAGGCGTTGTAAATCAGTCAAATATAATTCTTGTTATGAAAATAGTGTCTAAAATTATTATTACAGCTTTCCTTTGTATAGGATTTTCTACAAGGAGTCAAACAAAATCTCAAGCGCTTTCAAAAATAAATACGGAAGGCTTTCAGAAATCACAAGTCATGCGTATTGTTTCTGACTTGTCCGATGTTTATGGTCCTCGTTTAGCAGGTACAGATCAATATTTTACTGCAGCAGAATGGGCAAAAAAAACCATGGAGAATTGGGGAATCGATAAGGTGTATTACGAAAATTATTGTGATGATTGTATGGGTTGGGAAGTGAAATCATTTAATGTAGAAATGACTGCACCTACTTATATGAAAATACAAGCTTATCCTTATGCGTGGACAGAAAGTTCTAATGGTGTACAAATAGGGGATTTGATTTGGATTGAAAGTCATGCCGATTTAGACAAAGTTAAAAAACAATGGAGCGGGAAAATACAAGGAAAAACCATACTTATAGGAGCTGCTCCAGAACAAAATATGCTATTCGATCCACTTTCTACACGCTTTACTAAAGAACAAATTGAAGAAGCTGAAAAATCTATAGAACCTGCACCAAAGAATGCTTTAAGTCATAATGCTGGAGATATGGATTTAATTGGAAATTTGGCTGTTATATTCGATAGTATGGTAAGAAAAGATGATGCCTTTTTTGCTTTTTTAAAAGCAGAAGGCGCACTAAGTATTTTTGGAACGACACCTTTTTTCCCTGGTATTATTCATCCTAGTGGTACTTATAATTTTAGAGAAAG is drawn from Lacinutrix sp. WUR7 and contains these coding sequences:
- a CDS encoding energy transducer TonB; protein product: MKKSILIFAIVLIALSLTAFNIINGKDSKSEKTEATKNKELALNTNAVYEAPIGPILKTDSIKTKPEVFEDFIYDVGPRFAPMKKSDLEKATSLDAFFTWEELRAISKIKFVEIIVIENERQTQKREISYTKDFTEAQLKLLQSFDYTSHFNLRIEYLEKNSVGQLEHKFNSPHITIVPEKQAVYMDGKDALKKYLKESSSEVRKDVDPEKLQAAKLHFIITKLGTIENVKLDRTSNYPLVDKTMIDLIKNLSGKWKPAENEKGEKMDQEMVVSFGLMGC
- a CDS encoding winged helix-turn-helix domain-containing protein: MNNTITPLWKRFLFIALFICMISCNKDTNDHFSEIVKVSLREVGHQLLLTNGDSTSVVSPVIALNENKYQVTFENTLAIQPDSLVAIMKRSFEKADLPQHYITEVTQCEDLQVAYSYAMQQNAEQGIIPCAGRELKKACYQVTVQFTGITEQNKTQTKILYVLFLVFLVLLVVFALTRRNKKKTEPVDVDYTSLGRFKFYPEQNKLIKEATEISLSKKECELLELFVAQPNQIIKREELTKKVWEDKGVIVGRSLDTYISKLRNKLKEDPAINIVNVHGVGYKLEMKI
- the lysS gene encoding lysine--tRNA ligase, with amino-acid sequence MSQLSEQELVRRDKLAKLRELGINPYPADLYPLTHLSSKIKKDFKEGEKVNIAGRLMSRRIQGNASFAELQDSEGRIQVYFNRDEICAGEDKSKYNEVYKKLLDIGDFIGIEGELFTTKVGQKSVRVTNFTLLSKSLKPLPLPKEDAEGNLHDAFNDPELRYRQRYADLVVNPKVKEVFVKRTKLFNAMRSFFNDAGYFEVETPILQPIPGGAAARPFTTHHNSLDIPLYMRIANELYLKRLIVGGFDGVYEFSKNFRNEGMDRTHNPEFTAMEIYVSYKDYNWMMDFCERLLEYCAIAVNGTSKATFGEHEIDFKAPYARVTMADSIKHFTGFDISDKTEDEIREAAKGMGIAVDATMGKGKLIDEIFGEKCEGNYIQPTYITDYPKEMSPLCKEHRDNPELTERFELMVCGKEIANAYSELNDPIDQRERFEHQLKLAAKGDDEATEFIDHDFLRALEYGMPPTSGMGIGMDRLIMFLTNNQSIQEVLFFPQMRPEKKALAISDEAKDVLKILKASEKLALNDLKGKSGLSNKKWDKTIKELTKNNLAKVDKTEEGLFVAVV
- a CDS encoding YceI family protein, whose translation is MKKLSIVLVLLFLFPIAFEAQNVNTEKSEVHFKINNLVFSNVKGAFKEMTGTLDINSENLSASSINVCLAAKSVNTGNEKRDADLRSEDFFYVDNNPSICFVSSKISRSETGYTTTGKLTMLGVSRDVSIPFTYKDNTFIGAFKINRTDYHLAENANPFVIGEMVKLTITCVVH
- a CDS encoding peptidylprolyl isomerase, which codes for MSQVKENNTVKVNYTGKLSDGQIFDSSEGREPLEFTLGQGQLIPGFEKGVLDMKLNEKKTITIPKEEAYGEIHEQLKQEVNKADLPQDMKPEVGMGLVSKSPEGQERNLRVIEVKEDSIVVDGNHPLAGKDLIFDLEVVEIKDAEVAK
- the lipB gene encoding lipoyl(octanoyl) transferase LipB; the protein is MNKTVELQDLGLQDYKDTWDYQETLFKSVVDAKIKNRRQELDLPTSNYFLLVEHPHVYTLGKSGDMSNLLVNEEQLAEKGASFYKVNRGGDITYHGPGQIVGYPILDLDNFFTDIHKYLRFLEEMIILTLEEYGIKAERSPGETGVWLDVGTPFARKICAMGVRASRWVTMHGFALNVNANLGYFDNMIPCGIRGKAVTSLNVELGKKEVDIEEVKGKLLKHFTTLFEAEMKSSVSSM
- a CDS encoding spermidine synthase, which produces MKRILSYLWPFTSYLDSDFNGKMEVTWINGKKVLDGQNSNYSYGSLQRILNYSLSKVYNPSISDSLLLGLGGGCVIESLRNNFEYNGQITAIEIDPTIINIATKEFNISESDGLKIIKMDAFNYVAQCKSQYDLIIIDLFIDSKVPEQFYSFPFWETIIPLINPDGYVIFNAGIKLANNDIIDEISANFKKYIKFTKYELVDGTNTILIGKKLPPTKNKQL
- a CDS encoding DUF664 domain-containing protein; translation: MLILLSTNSLCAQEINREKGYDTQIGVMVYMLEYLKDDIVSSTRGLNALETDFQFDEKANSIGAIILHITAVEAAYQKYSFGEDVFNAYKLEEKELLEISLDLDKTKEILKDKPIKYYLDMYKKVRKRTLKEFKERNDDWWTKKNHWSWFHVMEHQAHHLGQIRLISARFPK
- a CDS encoding RICIN domain-containing protein translates to MIDVKGGQSINGNKVWQFDLNHSKAQIFKITKLNLPANLDSQHFRIMEFNANGSGRFITAKKEGLKVLPKEPTNKSNNKSSAAGAPQKAIEDNPSIDNTSNSLNIALKKYNITIEEGFNASPESSAFNSLDVTNINSSDKKQIWELSPVLNELNTYLILTEHSGEKVALQPGSLKSGGDLVLAKRSGADIQKWKILPVTPEPPELLNITLQDFNIVNPPIYKFWKNSKLHLTIRWNDTNNDAVGYKVLFSLANGDATEIESNLMPNTREYTYVKELSGAAGNFPEYCFVVTKRNKWNFNSSSAKKCIKVLTQTPEDPFKDKD
- a CDS encoding YqaE/Pmp3 family membrane protein, producing MSFWRVLLSILCPPLAVLDKGCGSILIVFILWICGWVPGVIAALVILNNPER